A window of Trichomycterus rosablanca isolate fTriRos1 chromosome 5, fTriRos1.hap1, whole genome shotgun sequence contains these coding sequences:
- the sfr1 gene encoding swi5-dependent recombination DNA repair protein 1 homolog isoform X2, translating to MSSALRERLKRARRSFTSPGHVIKQLKIQEDEVPHTVNEERNQQDQDEADDNRNETMRTHEDALSRSDSPQTSRQDLLQLREKLKKDVKEKSEMLRRLKMVKMYRTKNDLTELQTLIQKWRRCAQTALYELQTELSTDAQGSSLSQLIDHFGLDDEILHFNRAENDFTDE from the exons ATGAGTTCTGCACTAAGAGAGAGATTAAAAAGAGCCAGACGATCCTTTACTTCCCCCGGCCATGTGATAAAACAACTCAAAATCCAGGAGGACGAGGTACCACACACTGTAAACGAGGAGAGGAACCAGCAGGACCAGGACGAGGCTGATGATAACAGAAATGAGACCATGAGAACACATGAAGACGCTCTGAGCAGATCAGACTCTCCTCAGACCTCTCGACAGGACTTACTTCAGCTCCGAGAGAAACTAAAGAAAGATGTTAAAGAGAAATCTGAGATGCTACGAAGACTCAAGATGGTCAAAATGTACAGGACAAAG AACGACCTGACCGAGCTACAGACACTGATACAGAAGTGGCGGCGCTGTGCTCAGACGGCGCTGTACGAACTACAGACTGAATTATCTACAGACGCTCAGGGGTCCAGTCTCTCTCAGCTCATCGATCACTTCGGACTGGACGATGAGATTCTGCATTTTAACAGAGCAGAAAACGACTTCACAGACGAATGA
- the sfr1 gene encoding swi5-dependent recombination DNA repair protein 1 homolog isoform X1 yields the protein MNETPLKKKRDPSLHQQSGVEKPMSSALRERLKRARRSFTSPGHVIKQLKIQEDEVPHTVNEERNQQDQDEADDNRNETMRTHEDALSRSDSPQTSRQDLLQLREKLKKDVKEKSEMLRRLKMVKMYRTKNDLTELQTLIQKWRRCAQTALYELQTELSTDAQGSSLSQLIDHFGLDDEILHFNRAENDFTDE from the exons ATGAATGAAACACCGCTGAAGAAGAAGAGAGATCCATCACTGCACCAACAGTCCGGGGTGGAGAAG CCGATGAGTTCTGCACTAAGAGAGAGATTAAAAAGAGCCAGACGATCCTTTACTTCCCCCGGCCATGTGATAAAACAACTCAAAATCCAGGAGGACGAGGTACCACACACTGTAAACGAGGAGAGGAACCAGCAGGACCAGGACGAGGCTGATGATAACAGAAATGAGACCATGAGAACACATGAAGACGCTCTGAGCAGATCAGACTCTCCTCAGACCTCTCGACAGGACTTACTTCAGCTCCGAGAGAAACTAAAGAAAGATGTTAAAGAGAAATCTGAGATGCTACGAAGACTCAAGATGGTCAAAATGTACAGGACAAAG AACGACCTGACCGAGCTACAGACACTGATACAGAAGTGGCGGCGCTGTGCTCAGACGGCGCTGTACGAACTACAGACTGAATTATCTACAGACGCTCAGGGGTCCAGTCTCTCTCAGCTCATCGATCACTTCGGACTGGACGATGAGATTCTGCATTTTAACAGAGCAGAAAACGACTTCACAGACGAATGA
- the LOC134314686 gene encoding cytoplasmic polyadenylation element-binding protein 1-like: MQAAKKGHVTPVNLENEGFQMKPVKKEESDDDCYFCEVAVIPVERLATVIQQCGGFQKKAVKNEEPADTDGLSDVSIISVEYRGPARRQRGGFQMKPEKKEEPENKDEIEIITWTGSLPPRNHIKPVYSSKVFLGGVPCDMNQAGLIATFAGFGPLTVTWPASKGPLKPRGYVYLVFESEDSVRALLQACTQSQSSESNMEYYFKMSSKRYSSKRVQVRPWVMADCTHVSEDFRLRRSFSAYVGALHGGLCAKDLSMIINDLFGGVSYAELDTDNHEYPTGSGRVMFNNKSSYMRAVSAESVEIRTPKFNKKIQIDPYLEEKICQVCSHHLGALFCRNQACFTYYCRSCWQKKHTEESLMDHLPLMRNQRNKDSS, translated from the exons ATGcaagcagcaaaaaagggacacgtcacccctgTAAATCTGGAGAATGAAGGTTTTCAGATGAAGccagtgaagaaggaagaaagtGATGATGActgttacttct GTGAAGTAGCAGTAATCCCTGTGGAACGCCTCGCCACAGTGATCCAACAGTGTGGGGGTTTCCAAAAGAAGGCTGTAAAGAATGAAGAACCTGCAGATACAGATGGACTCA GTGACGTATCTATAATCTCTGTGGAATACCGCGGCCCAGCGCGCCGGCAGCGTGGAGGGTTTCAGATGAAACcagagaagaaggaagaacctgaaaaTAAGGATGAAATTG AAATCATCACATGGACGGGCTCGCTACCCCCCAGGAATCATATCAAGCCTGTATACTCATCTAAGGTGTTCCTCGGGGGGGTCCCCTGTGACATGAATCAGG CCGGCCTCATCGCGACGTTCGCCGGCTTCGGCCCGCTGACCGTAACATGGCCCGCTTCGAAAGGTCCCCTCAAACCTAGAG GGTACGTTTATCTGGTATTCGAATCGGAGGACTCTGTGCGGGCGCTGCTGCAGGCCTGCACACAGAGCCAGAGTTCAGAAAGTAACATGGAGTACTATTTCAAGATGTCCAGCAAGAGATACTCGAGTAAGAGG GTCCAGGTGAGGCCGTGGGTCATGGCGGATTGTACCCATGTCAGTGAGGACTTCAGACTCAGGCGGAGCTTTTCTGCTTATGTCGGAGCGCTGCACGGGGGACTCTGCGCTAAAGACCTCAGCATGATAATAAATGATTTGTTTGGGGGGGTTTCTTACGCAGAGCTCGACACGGACAATCATGAGTACCCCACTG GTTCTGGGCGtgtgatgtttaataataaaagcagcTACATGAGGGCTGTGAGTGCCGAGTCTGTGGAGATCAGGACCCCCAAATTTAATAAAAAG ATTCAGATTGATCCGTACCTGGAAGAGAAGATATGCCAGGTGTGCAGTCACCACCTGGGGGCGCTATTCTGCAGGAACCAG GCCTGCTTCACATATTACTGCCGTTCATGCTGGCAGAAGAAACACACAGAGGAGAGTTTGATGGATCACCTTCCTCTGATGCGTAACCAGAGGAACAAAGATTCCAGCTGA